ATTTTTTTGTGCATTCATGTGCTTTTAAATGTAGCCTAGCAGAGCTAGCTAAATTAGCATCGCAGGCTACGCTTGTGTTTTGCGAGTTGACAAGCTGCCTGCTCAATAAACAAACAGTCTAGTTAGTTGTCTGATACACTGCTCAGAGTGACACTGCTAAACCCCAGACGATGCATCAAAACTCACAGTGACTGATTCTGATATCTCAATAAGCACCTGGATAGCTCTTAACATGTCACACCTGCACTTCTATAGCATCCCCCGCCTGGCCTCACTGGGAGCTCAATACACCTGCTTCATGCCTTTTAACATCTCAGCATCTGGAAGCTAAACATCATGCATGTTTAATTAGGAGGATTTAGGGTCTTGGGAACGCTGTTGCGATTTTTAATCCATACTTTTCATACTGACATCTTTCAGatctctacactgacataccTACTAATATCATATAGAGGACAGTGACAAAATACTGGGCTATGTGCACCTCGGTACATATACACTTTTGTTGCATCTGATTAAGTTATTTTCAGAGTGGAAATGTGGCCTACCTGTTGTGTGTCATCAAAAGCTTTGTCTCGTTCCACAGTCTTCACCGCTCCACAGTCCTCACCGCTCCACAGTCCTCATCGCTCCACAGTCCTCACCGCTCCACAGTCCTCACCGCTCCACAGTCCTCACCGCTCCACAGTCCTCACCGCTCCACAGTCCTCATCGCTCCACAGTCCTCACCGCTCCACAGTCCTCATCGCTCCACAGTCCTCATCGCTCCAAGGTCCTCACCGCTCCACAGTCCTCACCGCTCCACAGTCCTCACCGCTCCACAGTCCTCATCGCTCCACAGTCCTCATCGCTCCACAGTCCTCATCGCTCCAAGGTCCTCACCGCTCCAAGGTCCTCATCGCTCCAAGGTCCTCACCGCTCCACAGTCCTCACCGCTGCACAGTCCTCATCGCTCCAAGGTCCTCACCGCTCCGCAGTCCTCACCGCTCCGCAGTCCTCACCGCTCCACGGTCCTCATCGCTCCAAGGTCCTCACCGCTCCACAGTCCTCACCGCTCCACAGTCCTCACCGCTCCACAATCCTCATCGCTCCAAGGTCCTCACCGCTCCGCAGTCCTCACCACTCCACAGTCCTCACCGCTCCGCAGTCCTCACCGCTCCACAGTCCTCACCGCTCCACAGTCCTCACCGCTCCACAGTCCTCATCGCTCCAAGGTCCTCACCGCTCCGCAGTCCTCACCACTCCACAGTCCTCACCGCTCCGCAGTCCTCACCGCTCCACAGTCCTCACCGCTCCACAGTCCTCACCGCTCCACAGTCCTCATCGCTCCACAGTCCTCATCGCTCCACAGTCCTCATCGCTCCAAGGTCCTCACCGCTCCAAGGTCCTCATCGCTCCAAGGTCCTCACCGCTCCACAGTCCTCACCGCTGCACAGTCCTCATCGCTCCAAGGTCCTCACCGCTCCGCAGTCCTCACCGCTCCGCAGTCCTCACCGCTCCACGGTCCTCATCGCTCCAAGGTCCTCACCGCTCCACAGTCCTCACCGCTCCACAGTCCTCACCGCTCCACAATCCTCATCGCTCCAAGGTCCTCACCGCTCCGCAGTCCTCACCACTCCACAGTCCTCACCGCTCCGCAGTCCTCACCGCTCCACAGTCCTCACCGCTCCACAGTCCTCACCGCTCCACAGTCCTCATCGCTCCAAGGTCCTCACCGCTCCGCAGTCCTCACCACTCCACAGTCCTCACCGCTCCGCAGTCCTCACCGCTCCACAGTCCTCACCGCTCCACAGTCCTCACCGCTCCACAGTCCTCATTTCTAAAAGACAACAAAATTAAAGAAATGGTCAAGAAAATGATTAGAGTTAGTCCTGTGAGACATACCATTAAAAATTAAAGCATTTTCTTTCCATCTTAGTGTCACCCCGTATGCTACTATATTCAGAGTGCAAAGTACGATAAATAGTTTCCATTTAATGAGCATATGCTATTTAACAAGGGAATACCAAGGGGAGACTTTGTTGATCAATATTATCGCATACTTCCTATTCAATCAATTTAGTGTCTGCTTATGGTCCATTACCTAGTTTAATAAATTGTGTTATATCAGAAAAGTGGAATATACTAATTCCCAACACCCAAAGGCATTTATTAAACAGCAGAGAAGTGTTCAATGCCAGACAAATTCCAAACACATTAAAGTAGTTCCATGCATATCACACTGTGATATAATCAACATTTTACAAATACAAttcacaaacagaatgaactgttACTTTATCAAAATGGCTAAGTAAATATAATACATTGATTATCGTACAGGCCTACACAAGTCATTTCCGTGATCTGCAGTTATTCAAATCTTTCATTGAGTGTGACTAAGCTCCAAACACGCTTCATAACACTGACTTTGGACCAAAGCACGTGTTTCATACTGGAACAAATCATGATTCCAATGATGAGGCATACAAGCTAGCCTTCTGACATGGAATGCAATCTCAACGAAAATGATGAACCATAAAAGTGGTAATAAGCACATTTCCACATCCATTTCTGTGTTTGTACACTAAAAAACCCTGGCTAACTGTACCTGATGTCTCAGTGCCTTACAGTCTACTCATTATAGGGCTATTATAGTCACATGGACTAGGATGCCAGGGCCTGAGTGATTTGGACAGGAAGTGACATTACCATTTGAGTCATGCCATTTTATGAGGCCAATCCTCTAGTCTTTCTGATGGTACACTATTGATTATGAGGTGagaactccaccaccaccaccacccccgccaAACTGTGTCCACCACATGTCAGGTCGTAACACTGATTTTgcattcccactgggcacagatgtcaattcaacgtctattccacgttgtcTCAACGTAACtccgttgaaatgacgtggaaacaccATTGACTCAACCAGTGtggtgcccagtgggttgtgtcCTCCTATGTCCCATTTTGATATTGGATCCAACATCAGATGAGCAAAGTCCTCCCTGAAAGAAGCGGAGAGGGTCGGCAACGTGATAACCCAGAGTGTCCTAATTATGGTATTCATGAAAAGATGAAATTGAGCGCAGTGTAAATCTGTAGCTCCAGGCTAAATCAACAGCTCGACATTACACCGTGACCCCCACACGTCTGGAGGATATGGCAGGCATACTGAAACGTTGTTTTTTTTTCTAACCGGCAAGAGTGAGGGAATGAAGTGCATCGATTGCTTGTGATTATTAACTAGACTGAGATAAGCCCTCTCCTTATTATGCAGATTACTGAGGCTCCCCGCTCCAGCATATTGTACAGATGCAGGGGAGCAGCTGCTCTTACAGATGGTGGGTACACGGATCTATCATCGTGCCTCCATTGTCTACACTTcaattgtttgggggggggggacaagagAACTGCATCAAAGAGGAACCCGACTGTAATGAATTAAGAAAGAGAAACGAAAAACCATCAAGTAAATTTATACACCGGAGGCCTCCGGAATGGGGAAGAGCAGAAAGCACGAGCCATTTCATATATACAGCCTTGGATTCACCGCTCATGTATACTGCACCCAAAATCTGTTGGATGCAGCAACGTGCACCAAACATATGTCGTTTTTTAATGGCTATGAAATTGGTGCGGGAGACAGGAATAAATTCAAACTTAAGAGTAAAGCTTGCCTTTTGCCAAAATAAATACTTAACCTCATTTAGAGTGcgataaaaaacaaacattttcccCTGACAAGCATCGATTTTTGCAGCTTCTTAATACCAATTTAGATTTTGATGAGTTATAGCAAGGGATCTACTTCTTTCATCACTTTGCAGGATTATCCGTCAACTCTCTCATTAATTACACTACATTAATTGCCCATCCATTTGCTGTAATCCATAACTCGGTGCACGCTCGTCCCCTTTCAGATAGTAGCCAACTCCACCTTATCCCAGTACGAGGCCCCCCAAGTCAAAACATTACACGGAGCCAAGCAAAATGAAGCAGGTACAGTATATGCAGACAATGTCAATTTTGCCCTCAAGGGGAACTTGTAGTTGTTCTTTTGACTCGCCACGCCTCCTGCTGTGCATTGCTGAGATCAGGACACTACAACCAGAGGTACCTCCCCTGCCCTGATCAAACATGACATTCCACTAGAGGGAATAACATGCTtaaattataatagagaaggtcACAATGCTGTTGTAAGTCATAAAGGCAGTCTCGCAGAATGGTGCGGTTAGCAAGGGTAGTATAGCTTAAAGAATTAGTCCATTGACACCAAACTGAATACAATAGTCTTTCTTTAACCTGCCCTCAGACATGCTGTGAATTACAATTTAAAATGAGATTATCCTGCCAAATTCAAAACTAAACTGTTGTATACACCTGCTATTGATGTAGTTCTTATTGATGGACCAAATGCTTTTGATTTGGTTTTCTTGGGTTACCAGAACAAATATTATATTAGAAATGGTCTCTGAAGTTCTTAATTCCAATAATAAACACAGGCTCATTGTACATCATTTAGGCTTTGGACTTCTACATGGCCATGATGATCCAATAGGACACTCAATAATCAACCttactgaacattaacatagagtTGGAAAATGTTAGAGACACAAAAATTGTACTTTATTACAAGAGTCCTTTGACAATTGAAACCAACTAGAAAATGTAACTAAGCCAAATCAAGAGTTTATTTTGCAACACTGAATAGATAGGCCAGCCAGATCCAAACCATGTCAGTAACAAAATGTGTATTATGCGTGTCCAGACATCCCATTTAATTAAAAGCAACCTCCATGTTCAGATAAGCAAGCTTGCATTAAAATGTCAGGTCTCCAGACAGGGTCAAATATATCCTCTTCAGCCTGACATAGCCAAACAGATCCTCTTCAGTGAATTTGAGAACACTAGGCCTGTCTAGTGTACATGCCTCCAACCAGTATGTGCTCCGCACATGAAGACCCTTGAAATCAGAGGCCAGACAAAATAGGATCTTTACCGCCATAATCTTTGCTGTTCTAAGACCACAGAAAATGTCTACAGGGCTTTACATGGAGTTAGTAATGTACGGTTGTTTTGGTTTTGGGCAGTAGTGCTATAAAAACATGTTACGGTACTTGATTCATGCTAAATCAGGAGGTCATGACAGAGGAAGAAGTTTTAAGTAAATTTTTTCCAAAAGAAATGCTAAGTTAATTCATAAAGCTCGATATTGGTGTTCCGtgaggggagaaaaaaaatctgcatAGTAGGTAGTACTTAATGTTAAAGCAGCTATTGGGTCCACTGTGGTTAGCTGAGATGGTTATTAAACAGGAGACTTTTCAAAGCAGTAGGAaatccctctcccctgtcctaTCTGATTTCATGCATATATTCAGTATTGACATAGAATTTATGGCATAAATCACTTCTTCCTACAAAATCCAACCCACCCTGAAAGGAACCTCTGGTTAGCATGGGAAATAAGAAAAACACATGGTGAGCAGCAGAATAAGTGGCTGTCTGCCAGCAGGTCAAAAACACACTTGCTTGTGTTTTATAATTAATTCATCTCACTTTTACCTActgtatattttaaaaaaataaaaaattgcccATCTTAAGCAGAGTGCCATGGCTAAGGAGAATGAGCCTGGGCAGCACAAAGCCAAGCCCCCCTCAAAGAGTCCACTTTAACTTGTCTGTTGTTAGGACCAGGTCCACATGGGGCCCAAATCTGATTGGAAAGCCCAGAGGGAGGAGTTACACCAGTCACTGGGGCATTGTTAGTGGCTTCAAAATGACCAGAGAAGAATGGCTGATTATGCAACCACAGCCAGTGTTACTAATAGGAATTCTATTTGAATTTCTAACATAACAGATGTTTGCTGGGCACCTCCATGGAGTGTGCATACACAGTTATGCTAATTTGCCAGTGTTTCCCTTCAAGTTAGCTCTGAGTCATTAGAGCACACAGCTAGCTTGGATCCCTCTGTCAAACTAATAATTGGCCATTATTGATATTAATTAACATTTTTTGCACCCCCATCTCCTTTTCTGACCTGGTATCTGTTGGTAAATCTAGTTACTGTGGCCTATTAAGGCGCTGAAATCCAAGGGACCTTAGTAGTCACGAGCCGTTTATCAGAAAGAGAACACAAGGCCAATTATAGGCAGTGGGCAGACAGTTGTCTTGATTCTCCA
The genomic region above belongs to Oncorhynchus mykiss isolate Arlee chromosome 3, USDA_OmykA_1.1, whole genome shotgun sequence and contains:
- the LOC118944674 gene encoding uncharacterized protein DKFZp434B061-like: MTQIGGVFSFPLLEAHEEALEPLLHRSTVLTAPQSSSLHSPHRSTVLTAPQSSPLHSPHRSTVLIAPQSSPLHSPHRSTVLIAPRSSPLHSPHRSTVLTAPQSSSLHSPHRSTVLIAPRSSPLQGPHRSKVLTAPQSSPLHSPHRSKVLTAPQSSPLRSPHRSTVLIAPRSSPLHSPHRSTVLTAPQSSSLQGPHRSAVLTTPQSSPLRSPHRSTVLTAPQSSPLHSPHRSKVLTAPQSSPLHSPHRSAVLTAPQSSPLHSPHRSTVLIAPQSSSLHSPHRSKVLTAPRSSSLQGPHRSTVLTAAQSSSLQGPHRSAVLTAPQSSPLHGPHRSKVLTAPQSSPLHSPHRSTILIAPRSSPLRSPHHSTVLTAPQSSPLHSPHRSTVLTAPQSSSLQGPHRSAVLTTPQSSPLRSPHRSTVLTAPQSSPLHSPHF